Part of the Branchiostoma floridae strain S238N-H82 chromosome 11, Bfl_VNyyK, whole genome shotgun sequence genome, ACATCCAGCTCCAACTCCGTGCAGGTCACCCCGTAATTGTTGTACGTAGGGCGAAGAGTCGGAAGTGGATGATGCTCCCTGTAGGCAGATGGAAAATGTCTGATATCTTTACCAAGGTGCTCTCCCTTTCAATCCACCTGACAGCTTTTTGAAAACACTATACAATCATGCAACTCATACATTACCAGCTAGTATTGTCTCAGATTAAAGAAAAGGCAAAGACAATATGCATATGTCAGGGCATGATGGAAATGTGCTTGCTTGTCATTACTTCGGATGTTACTTGATGTCGAACTTCAGTCGAAGAGTAGTAGTGTGAAATTGTTGGTTCAAATATCTTCAAAGGTTCAAAGCTTTTTATGATGCCCAAACTACAGAATCGAAGCACCTCTCAGCCAACCTTGAAATCGTGACGAAAACCTGTAAAATTGCACCCACATGTATTTCTCGGACAGGTCCACTCCTTTACTGTGACAGGTGTTGATGAGTTCTGTCCATTTTGGAGCTCCGCCCATCTCCTGTCGGATGGGGTTGATCCGTTCATTCAGCCTCCGGCAGCATTCAAGCACTCCCTGGAGAAATGGATGTAGAAGCATTGCTCTGGGCAGAGGACTGTTAAAGTATGGATATATTTCCTTGAAATCCTGATAATAATAACATGCCGACGGAGATGGCAGGGCAGATAATCTAAATATGTCAGTACTAGAGTTAAAATTGTTCTGTACCGGTCCTTTTGTGAGTTGTTCTTGTGCCTTAGTGGAGTTGTGTGGCAAATGGCTATTAGAggactgtaacgttacctggcAGTTCAGTTCACTGGTGACATTTCCTCCTGAGTCGCCACTGTTGGGACTGGACAGAGAGTTGGTGGACATTGTGTGGACCATCTCCATGGGAACGCCCAGGGTGGCGGCTGCCACCTGCATCACCTGCAGTTGGAAAACAAACAGCAGTTCATCCGCATGTACCAAGGACTACTTTGGTTAGTCACGATATCAGAAACACTTTGCCGCATAAGAGTTATGATCCTTTGTACTCGTATAAAGTTTAAAGTCGGAAATCAAAAGGACCATGGTTATCACTTTTATAAAGCTACTGAGTTATTTCAAATCATTCATTAATTACGTTAATATGTTCGAAAAGGTTGAATGTCAAAACGCTACCTGGAGAGCTAGAGGGAAGATGGCGAAGTACCAAGGAAAGTGGGGAAAATTATGTACAACTGATACATCTTCCTCTGTCTGATCTATATCTAATAGTTACATTTCCTCTGTACCAGTTTGGTATAGCTTTATGATTTGGATGGTCcactttatgtttatgttacataacgttatttgtaaatattgtaaataaaaaaGTTACAGAACCAATGCTATTTTGTGTACAGGGCACAACTGAAAAGCAGAACGCATAGTACTGAGTTGTCCACCCTGtctaaataaaacagaaataaataaatacagagTCATAGATCGTCATAACAACTGAAGCATTTACGCTACGTGTGGGATTCATGCTTCAGTTATAGTGATCATTGTGGATCATACCACACTGGAAAGCTAGTCCAGCTTGTTTCAGTCTTCTCACCTTTGTATCCACGCCCTGTCCCATCTCAATGCCGCCATGTGTGATGACCACGGACCCGTCGGTGTGGTAGATCGCCACAAAAACCGTGAAACGAACTAAGGATGGGAAGAAGGGATATCGACAAGGAACCACAGACAAGCCCCTCTTCTTCCAACGATTTTCCTGCCAATGACATCAATATTGTGATAAAGCGGTGGTTGAAATGTATCAAAAACAAGCATTAGGTATTATATAACTTGGTACTTAAGTGTACGTAACACTACATACTGACTCAATGACAACCTCCTTTAACATAGACGAAGAAACAAGTCATTGGAAGAAACATGCATCGTCAATTTTCTCATAATTTTATTGATAATGGGCCTTTTTAAAGGAATTCTTTGAATTCTGGCCATGCCCAATTTATCGTGGTAACTAGTCTTATGCTTAGCTTTAATGGTTCTGTTAACTTGGTCCGCCAAACAAAATTTCTATAAGAtcacaactgttacaacaaatagatcagaaatatttgtgaaaaggtcgatgtaggttagacatccaggtaataagatacgccaataagtagttactcaagcaactggatatggttttggaaacggtcagacgtttcaactggcatccaccaattttcgtcagtgacactgtagtGATGGGAGAAACTGGGCTTTTATACCtaagaatgaagacaattttagctgtccaataggaaacatgtaagacaaattcaggctgaagacaatttgaatTCCAATAGGAACAAAGACAAGCTGAagacagttgcttgagtaactactttttggcgtatttgTGGAAAGAATTCACACATTCAGTAGTATTCTACATTCTTACCTTGTTGAAGACCTCTATCTCCTGCTGTCGTTGTTTGATTTGTGCCGATGTCAAGAGGTCTACAGAATGTCACATATCGTTCAAGATTTAATCGGGTGCATTTGTACCACACAAAaatcatctatcagaaaataacagtcTCGCtcctggagtggaatgcccgtCTGGCAATAATTGTATTCAAATGACAGTTCATGAGTGGCTGTATTTGATATTACAAGAGTTTTATACGCTATTCGCTGTACACGAAGTACTGCGTATTTCTAGTAGTTCAGGTGAAACCACATAGTATGTGGTTAATAATATGCCAAACAAGCAAAATCACAACTAGAGACGACCATACTTTTGGaaatatatctttaaaaaaaaacatgcttatTGAAATATCAAATTCTAGAATCACAAACTGGAAAGACATGACAGAAGTACCGTCCCACAACTGAGTGATGTTGCAGTCAGACAAAACGTCTCCGGATAGAATGGTCTGTCCCTTTTCAAACATGTTGATCCTGCGTATGTCTGTAGGGTCCTTATTCAGGGTCTTGGCCACGTGTTCGATGATGTGCTCCATGCAAAAGTGAGCTGCGATAAACCCTGGAAGTAATCGTGGATATTTCTAAATTTCTACTGCTTTCAAAGAAGAGGTCCAATCCTGTAtcatagggccttcacactgaaaaccgaattagcaggaatcaagcagaaccagccggaatgaagtatttgcaaaattcgtgccacattcggggccattcgggtgggaattccaaatggaccttatatccccttcacaagagaaggaatgagccaaagtgccgtcagaatgaaaattattttctattcctgggaattcgtagtgtgttcttGAAACttttactgcattccagataatctttcggccacattctggcaggattcgaagtggcatGCCGTTtcagttctccatcgaatgagataagaatgtctcgaataatgttggaatgccgtagaatgcggtcagactgcagttcgaatagttagaatccactttgaacgccattcgatatttcttcacttcgaatgcacctcgacagtttttaacatgtaaaaactttcgggccagccaaaagccGGGTTGGCACACGGGctcaaatagctggaatgcagtgagaatttctggaacacactacgaattgccaggaatagaaaagaattttcattctgatggcattccggctcattcgtgctctcgtgtgaagggggcttaagtaACATAGATAAAGAACCTTATATGATAGACTAGAAACGTAAATTAATTCAGTCTGTTTCACTTGTAGGCTTTGTGCTTTGTGCCAACAAGCATGAATTTATAACCTTTTTTTGATAAAACTTTGTACGTAAATCTACGTAAATAAAATCTTAAATCTTAGACCAATACGTTGAGTGATTCTTATATCAAAATCGACATCAAttgacatgaaaaaaatctacctaaAACAGATTCCTTATTGACGATTGCGCCTAATCCGAGGGTTAATTACACAAAGCTTTTTACTTTTATACTCGTTGGCAGCTTACTGCACAGAGAATAGTCGATACGTGTAGTAAGAAATCTTACCTGGAGCTCTTGTGTAGGTTGTCGGAGCAGTGTGGGTTTTACAGGTCTGCCCCGTGAGTTGCCAGTTTGGGCAATAGTACACTAAAATGGCCAAATATGTGCATTAATTCATGTTTTATATGCTTTTTATATCTACTGTTTCTACGTCATACTGGAATGTTATGAATCTGAATCTTAGGATAAAGGATATAAGAACCAAATTAGTATATTTCATCATGAAAATGGTTAAGTTCTGGCCATTTAGAAAATTGACAGGTGAAGGTGTTATctgatttacaaatgtacaaagtgCGTAAACAGAGTGCATACAGAAACGTTAGCGCTAGAATTATAGAGCATCTGTCCAAATACACTGACTGACACATggtaacacaacattttctaGCATTTATCATTTAAGTCCGGTACCAACATGATTTCTCACCATTTTCAACCGACATTGGCAGAAGATACATAAAAGACAGGTGGACCGAATATCCATTATCTTCGTACAGATTGTACACCATTGCAAGCAGCCTTCCCTCATCGTCAAAACCAACCTGTAAGTAGAAATTACCCAATATGGTATGACTTAGTGGGAAGTCTATATCGATCAATTAGACACCTCAATCAGCCTTTTTtcctgatatacatgtagatatttgtattttgattttgttagAAATGACGTATAAtaggagaaaaaaatgtttttaaagtagAATATGACAAAGTGGATTAATTTTTCACAGCATCACATTATTCATGGCAAGTATGACTGAATGCACACCCACCTCATATTTCACAAGATAGGGTGCTCTTTTCGACATGGCTTCCATGTTTGCATCAAGGCTCATGCTCAAGCGTACAGTCCTACAAAAAAGATGACATGATTCAATGTCAATGCTGTAAAGAATGGACGAACAGAATAAAACATTTGAAACTCACTAGTCAGAAAAAAAGCTCACTTGTCAGAAAAGAAATCAGTATATGTACTGTTCTTTGATTACTAGATTTCCCCTCCATTCAATCCATAATGCCTGCAGCATGTGACGTTACCTGTTGAGATTTTGAGCAGCCACAGCACAGGCAGCAGCTGGCAGCATGGACGCTGGGCCCTTTCCTCCAAACGCTCCTCCCACTCTCTTGACAGACACATGCACTCTGTAATAATGTATATTATTATAAATGGTATTTAACTGGAGATTTAACTGATGCGTAGATATGATTCAAGACATTTGTAAGACTAATAACGcttttgtgtatgtctgtttccGTCTTCCATTCTACCTTCAAATTTAATCGAATCGACCAAATTTCTTTTCACTGGCATTTCTTTGTAAGATTCAAAATAGTATGGTTGGGTTTAATTTTGGGTGATGTGTAACTTTAATGTTCAAATCAAGAAGTGCATAGCAATAGCTATAGCCTCATGAGTTGGGGTCTCTGAGACGTGCCAAGCCTAACCTGTGAGCTGACATTCCCGTCACCTGTGCCACAGATGCCTGGACTGAGTCCATAGACTGGGTAGCAGACTGGACGTCCATCCCATCCTCAGTTGGAGTACAGCGGCACACCTGGGTCTCCATGTAGAAGTGATACTGAGAACCACACGACACCTCTCCAGAGATACGATGAGGAGCTGCAGCTAGGGCACCTAATGGCGGAAAGTTACTTGTAGTCAAGCTGTACAAAGTTATAGGAGTTTGATTTCACTAATGACAAGACATAAGTCCTATAAAAAGATTCATACAACTTTTCCCCTAGACCTGAGTAATGATATTGTATTATCATACAGCCAGATGAAAAAGATATGCTTTGGTCAAAATGTTGGATAGTCGGTTTGTCCCACGTCATAATGTTCTCAAATAAATGGACCGTAATCAGCGATATTTTCATTCAGAGAGGTCTATTGAACAATACCTTTCGGATCTCCCTTTACCACTTCCATAACATCCGGGTGAAAGGATTCTGCAGTAATGGCATCCTGGATGGTGAGGATGGGGGGTTTCATGTCGGTGTAGGTAACCTGGACAGCTTTGGCCATGGCGTCAGCGTGGACCTGGGTGTCTGAAATAAACAGAACTCTCTCAATAATCATGTCACTAGTCATGTTGCCAAGCGTtcgaaaaatgtttaaaaaacgaCATTTACCTGCAATGACAAGAGCCACCGGTTGACCTGCATACGACACCTCGTCGCTGGAGAAAATCTGCGAAGGTAAAGAGAAAGGTTTTCTTCAAGACATGTTTACAGTTTGTTACAATTGTTTCACTGTACCTGCTCTGATTATCCTATTGTTGGTTTGGGTGAGCTTTGTAGGTCCACATGGTTTGAATTTTCTCCAGATTTATTTGACAGAACCTCAGTTTCTAAGCAATGTCTTCTAATCCTTTGTGTAAATAGTCACCACCTGATTACTTTTCTTATCCTTAATTGCATCCCCGATGCCCTAAACAATATGTAAGCACACGGATATACCTCAGCTACGGGGGATGATGGCAGATTATAGTTGTTTTCTCCTCTGACATCTCCGGCTGTCAGATATGCAACTGCTCCTGGCATTTCCTGTGAAATAAGCAACACAGGATTTTGGCATTCTGTACTTATCAGGGATCATACACTCATGTAAAACATccaaactgtaaaaaaataGCTGTTGAGAGATATACTACATCCAGGGACAAAATATCCAAAGCGACTTTTTCTTGCAAATTTACTTACTTGCGTTTCTTACACATGAAAACTTAGCACAACAGTGCTTTGACACAATCATGCCATGGCGCGTGAAAAGTAAGGTTTACAGTGATATGATAAGACCATACCATGGCATGTGAAAAGTCCATGTTGCCTAGTTTACAGTTGGCGACAGTCGAAGTCACAAATGCAGCATAGACTTCTCCAGGCATAGCAGGCATGTCGTTGATATAGATGGCTTCTCCAGATGCCTCAAGATAGTATTAAACATGATACATTGGTTTATGTAGTTTAAATATTCTCTCCATCCTTTTTTATcatctacatgtaggttataGTTGTAATTGATTTCACAGGGCCATTTGTACAATTTGAATCAATTGAAagccatttcagcaccatggaaagggTTCACAGTTATGTGTTTTCCTAACCCCCAACACAAATTTACCATAACCTCTACACAGCTGTtgtgtaacatacatgtacttcacctATATCATCTTAAGGTATGTCCGTCAGTGTTACGGATGCTGTTTTAAACGGACAGAGGAAACAAACACAGTGCTACTAGTGAATTAAAGTAGATGTACACATGACGATATAACATTTCTCCCATACTATACAGAGGTGGCAGTACATGTAACTGCCAGGCCAATGCAACAGTGTATTAGAATTGTGAGTCCATCTCACCTGCACCCTGGACGATGTTTTAGGCATGGGCTGCCTGAGAGGCCACTCGGACTCCTTAGTCTGGAAGTGCTGCTCTCCGCGGGACACCGGACGTGCGAGCGAGTCTGCCGCCGAGCAAACCTGCTCTGTCAGGCTTTCCTTCCCAACGGCAGACAGGTAAAACTGCAGGGGGAGAAGTAtttcatttattgattgatgTAGCAACATTTTCTTAACCATAAAAATAACTTTCAGAGCTATAAGCTCAAAAAGAAGATGAAGCAAAGTCGTGAACATAATTGCGTTCTTAGTTCTTACATATAATCTATGGGATTTATGCTCATTGCCACGTTTCTTTCGGACTGTAacagtgtaagtgtaagttGAACGTGCCTTATAGAAGAGTCCCATGGCCAGTTGTTTTGTGTACTGTACAGACTGGAGAGCAGACTCATCCGGCACCAGTTCTGCTTGAAGTACGGCGAGGGCTCCTTGTGGACGAAACAGCCAACAAAAGTTTGATCAATCGATACTTTGATTAGACAACGCCATTGCGATTTTTAAACTATACCACAGTGATATCCAAAATCAGAATGCTATATCATAATAGCTAATGTTTCATAACCATTGATTTGACTAGTCAAAATCATTACGATTTTGAAACTTAGTTATTCACAATGATcttcaaaatcaaattgataAGAGTCTAGTTTATTATAGTATGATATATTCATGTTTGATAAAGACGCATTTCTTGACAGCCTCGTACCTCTCAGTGTGTCAGCATCCGTGATCCTCTTTCCAACCAGAAAGTCTTCAGTGGCAGAGGCATGTACCTGGAATCATGTCAATGATATCGACATTCAAGTCTCTATCATAAGATACCCAGGTCATATTTATGTCATGTACTTGAAGTTGCTAATTTTATTGCAGAAAGAGGTAAAAAGACGTCACATTATGAAATGTTCAAGAAGTAGGAGACCTAGtaattgtatatagatataataCCATGGTCTTGTTAATGCCGCCAAACACAATGCACGGTTTTGCGACCACCATTACGTCACTCTTACGGTCCAGTGTCATCCTGAAGCCAGCGTTGACGTACGCATGGGCATTCTGAAAGAGCAACAGTCCTTATGTTTTCGTCTGTGAAATATCTTATTCAGAAGGTTTTTCTTTACCTGTTGTATTGCAGCTGTGCAAGAATATGTTAACGTGCCAATCTTTTGGACGTTCCTATCTATGTtcctacataacgttatatattgtaATCGTTAGAAACTAGAGCAAACCTGAGACCGAGGAGCGACTTTGTAAGTACGGAACACATCTTCAGGCTTTCCGGCCGGAATTTCCAGCGAATGAATCgcctgaaataaaacaacatagAAATTGAATAAGGTAAACTTTTGCATATGTCAGATTANNNNNNNNNNNNNNNNNNNNNNNNNNNNNNNNNNNNNNNNNNNNNNNNNNNNNNNNNNNNNNNNNNNNNNNNNNNNNNNNNNNNNNNNNNNNNNNNNNNNGTCTGTCGACCCTGCCACTCCCCTACCGCCGCCATATCACTTACCGAGGCAGCTTGTGACCCttggacctgaacctgcacAGGTCAGTCTAAAAACTGCCACTTGTACATacgtaacccccccccccctccctcgtcacacgtaacgttaccgtaTGTTACACTTCATTCTTTCCTTGTCTTCATATCCATCGTGGGTCTGTTGTTTCTCAGAACAATTAAGTACATGGCACGTTTGGTCAACATAAAGTCGTAGTTATCTTTTACTTGGTCGATATTGTACTGAATGCCACATAATTTCGAAACTATTTAGTTGTAAATTCAAGCTTGAAGCTTATAGTTAATTTTAGATGTATAAATCTTTTATTCTTGATGTTCTGATTCCGCCGATGTTCAACTGCTAGCATGTAATTGTCAGTACTGCAATTCAACCCATTAGCATGGGTTGCTAATTGTCTTGGCAATGTGAACTGTATGTACTCAATAAAACCATTACTACTAACTACATGATTTCAAAATCTAGTCATCATGACTCATTTCCTCAGACATTTCTAAGATGTTAAAGGACAATTCCCAAATATAGTGGGATTTACAAGGGAGGTACTAGCCCCCTGGATCATTAGTTATCTTCATGGGTCATCACGTCTAATTTGTACTAGAATAGTATAAGTTTTAAGTAGTCTGTTATAACGCGCACCCTGAGTCTGCCTAAGGCCATACACAGACTAAATACGTACAAGTTAAACCTCAGACTAGCAAACTGTAGATCCTCTCAAATACCAATGATAGATATAGAGTCACCACGCTTTTATTGGATTCTATAAACATCTTATAAGTGTTTTCTCCCTTTCTTTCCAGTTGCTGCTTCGGTGAAATTGTAACAGCAGGCGGTAATAAAACTGTGACCTTGACTGCCATCTGTGGTCAATTGCAACGGGTGTTGATCAGTTTTGGGTCAACAGGCCTGGGTTTTCGGAGAAAATTATTCTTGGCACCTTATCTTATCCTATGAAGCCCTGGCTATTTGTGCCATCGATGGGGGTCTTTAAAATGCCCACACTGAGccagggtacatgtattactacttCCTCAAAGAGCTGTTTTTGgccttgatttttttggtggcaggtactagcttgtgatgtaagggaGAAACATTTGTAAGAAAACCAAAGTTGAAACAAGGGCCAAATACATCTTAAGGTGATCACTAGTAGAACAGTATATCTTGAAATGACCACTAGTACTTACGAGCGGTGAAAGCCGTCACGTCTGTCGACCCTGCCACTCCCCTACCGCCGCCATCGGGGCAGCTTGTGACCCttggacctgaacctgcacAGGTCAGTCTAAAAACTGCCACTTGTACATACGTACCACCTCCCCCCTCGtgacacgtaacgttaccgtaTGTTACACTTCATTCTTTCCTTGTCTTCATATCCATACTATAAAggttatttatgcaaattagcatgacgtcatgatgatgtcatggaAAGCAAATGCCAGAAAAGTGGTTTGCCCCGCTTGTAATTCAACGATTGTTCTTGATACTTTACAGATCAAGGTGTCAAAACCATCGGAATTTTCCATATTACAGACCTAAATGGACAACCACATTGTACTAGCTAATGTTAACCTTTGATCTTGAATCCACTCACAGCTTTGCCAACCTTTGCACCGGGGCGCCGTGCGCACCCTGAGTCTGCCCAAGGCCATACACAGACTAAATACGTACAAGTTAAACCTCAGACTAGCAAACTGTAGATCCTCTCAAATACCaatgatagatatagatatagtgCCACCAGGCTTT contains:
- the LOC118425672 gene encoding xanthine dehydrogenase-like isoform X2; protein product: MGYQFAGKSTHNFTENNFFRKSEHTNNTMPILPDANEDFDDKLTFWVNGKRHVVQNPDPAMTLNEWLRSQRGLTGTKVMCREGGCGCCVVMVTHSDLTNGGACSYSLNSCLCPLCSVDGWSITTVEGLGGQKGGFHPIQRRLADFSGSQCGYCSPGMVVNMYGLLNKKPLPNKQEVENHFNGHICRCTGYRPILDAMKSFAVDADPEKGGCIDIEDLNKHPCPSAGEACNGASANGNGVNGTSTGSLRCCQHGVTWYRPTSLAELYSLLEQHSQDKYKLVCGNTAAGVYKDDGPYSCLIDIKAVPDLYNCQAGPPLVVGSAVSLSAVVDLLRASSDRSPSYSVLADHLCKVANVSVRNVGSWAGNLMVKHAHPEFPSDVFTIMEAAGAKVTIGNKDESQRMALSDFLGTAMNGKAIHSLEIPAGKPEDVFRTYKVAPRSQNAHAYVNAGFRMTLDRKSDVMVVAKPCIVFGGINKTMVHASATEDFLVGKRITDADTLRGALAVLQAELVPDESALQSVQYTKQLAMGLFYKFYLSAVGKESLTEQVCSAADSLARPVSRGEQHFQTKESEWPLRQPMPKTSSRVQASGEAIYINDMPAMPGEVYAAFVTSTVANCKLGNMDFSHAMEMPGAVAYLTAGDVRGENNYNLPSSPVAEIFSSDEVSYAGQPVALVIADTQVHADAMAKAVQVTYTDMKPPILTIQDAITAESFHPDVMEVVKGDPKGALAAAPHRISGEVSCGSQYHFYMETQVCRCTPTEDGMDVQSATQSMDSVQASVAQVTGMSAHRVHVSVKRVGGAFGGKGPASMLPAAACAVAAQNLNRTVRLSMSLDANMEAMSKRAPYLVKYEVGFDDEGRLLAMVYNLYEDNGYSVHLSFMYLLPMSVENVYYCPNWQLTGQTCKTHTAPTTYTRAPGFIAAHFCMEHIIEHVAKTLNKDPTDIRRINMFEKGQTILSGDVLSDCNITQLWDDLLTSAQIKQRQQEIEVFNKENRWKKRGLSVVPCRYPFFPSLVRFTVFVAIYHTDGSVVITHGGIEMGQGVDTKVMQVAAATLGVPMEMVHTMSTNSLSSPNSGDSGGNVTSELNCQGVLECCRRLNERINPIRQEMGGAPKWTELINTCHSKGVDLSEKYMEHHPLPTLRPTYNNYGVTCTELELDVLTGEREITRSDILFDCGKSVNPELDIGQVEGGFVFGLGYWLTEKCVYDKETGRLLTNGTWEYKPPATKDIPADLRVTLLPNSFNPYNVIRSKGVSEPVLLMSCSAMFALRQAIQSAREDSGNGADFFPLNGPATVETCHEACLVDSSNFTL
- the LOC118425672 gene encoding xanthine dehydrogenase-like isoform X1: MGYQFAGKSTHNFTENNFFRKSEHTNNTMPILPDANEDFDDKLTFWVNGKRHVVQNPDPAMTLNEWLRSQRGLTGTKVMCREGGCGCCVVMVTHSDLTNGGACSYSLNSCLCPLCSVDGWSITTVEGLGGQKGGFHPIQRRLADFSGSQCGYCSPGMVVNMYGLLNKKPLPNKQEVENHFNGHICRCTGYRPILDAMKSFAVDADPEKGGCIDIEDLNKHPCPSAGEACNGASANGNGVNGTSTGSLRCCQHGVTWYRPTSLAELYSLLEQHSQDKYKLVCGNTAAGVYKDDGPYSCLIDIKAVPDLYNCQAGPPLVVGSAVSLSAVVDLLRASSDRSPSYSVLADHLCKVANVSVRNVGSWAGNLMVKHAHPEFPSDVFTIMEAAGAKVTIGNKDESQRMALSDFLGTAMNGKVIRSLEIPPGNSEDVFRTYKVAPRSQNAHAYVNAGFRMTLDRQSDLKVVTKPYIVFGGVNKTMVHASATEDFLVGKRITDADTLRGALAVLQAELVPDESALQSVQYTKQLAMGLFYKFYLSAVGKESLTEQVCSAADSLARPVSRGEQHFQTKESEWPLRQPMPKTSSRVQASGEAIYINDMPAMPGEVYAAFVTSTVANCKLGNMDFSHAMEMPGAVAYLTAGDVRGENNYNLPSSPVAEIFSSDEVSYAGQPVALVIADTQVHADAMAKAVQVTYTDMKPPILTIQDAITAESFHPDVMEVVKGDPKGALAAAPHRISGEVSCGSQYHFYMETQVCRCTPTEDGMDVQSATQSMDSVQASVAQVTGMSAHRVHVSVKRVGGAFGGKGPASMLPAAACAVAAQNLNRTVRLSMSLDANMEAMSKRAPYLVKYEVGFDDEGRLLAMVYNLYEDNGYSVHLSFMYLLPMSVENVYYCPNWQLTGQTCKTHTAPTTYTRAPGFIAAHFCMEHIIEHVAKTLNKDPTDIRRINMFEKGQTILSGDVLSDCNITQLWDDLLTSAQIKQRQQEIEVFNKENRWKKRGLSVVPCRYPFFPSLVRFTVFVAIYHTDGSVVITHGGIEMGQGVDTKVMQVAAATLGVPMEMVHTMSTNSLSSPNSGDSGGNVTSELNCQGVLECCRRLNERINPIRQEMGGAPKWTELINTCHSKGVDLSEKYMEHHPLPTLRPTYNNYGVTCTELELDVLTGEREITRSDILFDCGKSVNPELDIGQVEGGFVFGLGYWLTEKCVYDKETGRLLTNGTWEYKPPATKDIPADLRVTLLPNSFNPYNVIRSKGVSEPVLLMSCSAMFALRQAIQSAREDSGNGADFFPLNGPATVETCHEACLVDSSNFTL